One genomic window of [Clostridium] scindens ATCC 35704 includes the following:
- a CDS encoding response regulator transcription factor, whose translation MLKLLIVDDEKIIRETMAGLIDWNSLGIQLIGTARDGIEAYNMILDEYPDIVLTDIKMPGLSGLDLIQKIHGINKDTHFIILSGYGEFEYAKKAMQYGVKHYLLKPCNEEQIIESLQDVIKDYTNYLATRGETPQTLISRNINQNLMVGIINDSLSLEAQEADTGISQIACNYKQYLDFEDTRYEMFYVYYVIPDNYKDVLIQLRQFRNKHFPGIRFSVIYVYNTLVFFFPAMQLDLSSIYHFLDTLSLNQPVSIEYRHESYPNLQELLKELIQHLRKYEIIYFAEDTTTFSIYNYQNIIKEVQKLTSSAFSEQDDSSNPAFQSLLCTLQSISDADFLKQLAASVIIFSVSNNHTYDMVTAAEFLVKLDQENDCSTIFALLKEHLAASYEEYHSSKHTGDISQKIMEYVEKHIEDAELSLKWIAENYLFMNVDYLSKKFLKETGCKFSKYLTDTRIKKAKEILASGNIDSIQCVADMVGCENNPQYFSQIFKKSTGMTPSKYIKMIRGE comes from the coding sequence ATGTTAAAACTACTGATTGTTGATGACGAAAAGATTATCCGTGAAACTATGGCCGGACTGATTGACTGGAATTCTCTTGGAATCCAGCTGATTGGTACAGCCAGGGATGGAATTGAAGCTTATAATATGATCCTCGATGAATACCCGGACATTGTTCTTACTGATATCAAGATGCCGGGACTCTCCGGGCTGGACCTGATTCAGAAGATCCACGGGATCAATAAAGACACTCATTTTATAATATTGTCGGGTTATGGGGAATTTGAATATGCAAAAAAGGCCATGCAGTATGGAGTGAAACATTATCTGCTTAAGCCTTGCAATGAAGAACAGATTATTGAGAGCCTGCAGGATGTAATAAAAGATTATACAAATTATCTTGCCACCAGAGGCGAGACTCCCCAGACTCTCATAAGCCGCAATATCAATCAGAACTTGATGGTCGGAATTATCAATGACAGCCTGAGTCTTGAAGCACAGGAAGCAGACACCGGTATCTCCCAGATTGCCTGTAATTATAAGCAGTATCTTGATTTCGAAGATACTCGTTATGAGATGTTTTATGTTTATTATGTAATTCCGGACAATTATAAAGATGTGCTAATACAGCTGCGCCAGTTTCGCAATAAGCACTTTCCCGGTATTAGATTCAGCGTGATTTACGTCTACAATACATTGGTTTTCTTTTTTCCAGCCATGCAGCTTGATTTGAGCAGTATTTATCATTTTTTAGATACACTCAGCTTAAACCAGCCGGTTTCTATTGAATACAGGCATGAATCATACCCCAATCTCCAAGAACTGCTAAAAGAATTAATACAGCATTTAAGAAAATACGAGATCATTTATTTTGCAGAAGACACCACTACTTTTTCAATATATAATTACCAGAACATTATCAAAGAAGTGCAAAAGCTTACTTCTTCTGCATTTTCGGAACAGGATGATTCATCAAACCCAGCTTTTCAGTCGCTGCTTTGCACCTTACAGTCCATATCGGATGCTGATTTTTTAAAGCAGCTGGCTGCTTCTGTTATCATATTTTCGGTCTCTAATAACCATACGTATGACATGGTGACAGCCGCGGAATTCCTGGTAAAGCTGGATCAGGAAAATGACTGCAGCACCATCTTCGCGCTTCTTAAGGAACACCTGGCTGCTTCCTATGAAGAATACCATTCGTCAAAGCATACGGGGGATATCAGCCAGAAGATCATGGAGTATGTAGAAAAGCATATAGAGGACGCAGAATTGTCTTTAAAATGGATAGCAGAGAATTACCTGTTTATGAATGTAGATTACCTGAGTAAAAAGTTCCTGAAAGAAACAGGATGTAAGTTTTCAAAATACTTGACAGATACACGGATAAAGAAAGCAAAGGAAATATTGGCGTCTGGAAATATTGACTCCATCCAATGTGTTGCAGATATGGTTGGATGTGAGAATAATCCACAGTACTTCAGCCAGATATTTAAAAAATCCACAGGGATGACACCTAGTAAATATATCAAAATGATACGCGGCGAGTAA
- a CDS encoding sensor histidine kinase, with protein MLRSKKSFISKITNSQLSTKIVCIILIVVFLMISASVSGILLVLNSSNKLLYQALAGSLTYSSQDISKKLSNIESMTSAVVSNSNIRKNLITLAEEDPDIRIKNAENSLNTLIADYYQTYKDNNISYINLYHAQGATQSYEARSSQVPDAVHQNVVKAANNNSGYPYWVTDYCNSYGLFLGRECRRVDQMNFQTLGTVVVGVDMDRLVRSSTNSVLHSDETQYILFDTDTEFYHSESLDSDEINTIGKKLKTDYGVISVNAGKYFAVKGSIGNTSWNYICLVPYGHISATLNFTKLMALVVILVSVLISLLLSRMLIRSVTSDFSRLIQKMKAFGRDESTPPDTGYDYSGRTDEVGVLHNQFDHMALKIQNLIQENYVNEILSKDARLKALENQINPHFLYNTLEAVNWRAKAIGEKDISSMVESLGTLMRETLNTKDKTFTVRRELEIVKSYLTIQQIRFEDRLEYTKQIDDSIMDISLPHLTIQPLVENAINYAMEESTEVCHIQIEGTRSGDYVYIDVVNNDSQFEQDLLRKLDQGLVTPHGFGIGLLNIHKRIQLTYGSEYGLHLFNKDDEHAVARIIIPGGEHVKTTDC; from the coding sequence ATGCTAAGAAGTAAAAAATCTTTTATCAGTAAAATCACAAATTCCCAGTTGAGCACAAAGATCGTATGTATCATTTTAATTGTTGTGTTCTTAATGATATCCGCTTCGGTCAGTGGTATACTGCTGGTCTTAAATTCCAGTAATAAACTGCTGTACCAGGCTCTTGCGGGTTCACTCACATATAGTTCCCAGGATATATCAAAAAAGCTGTCAAACATCGAATCTATGACAAGCGCGGTCGTCTCCAACTCTAACATAAGAAAAAACCTGATCACTCTGGCAGAAGAAGATCCTGATATCCGTATAAAAAATGCTGAGAATTCACTAAACACATTGATTGCAGATTATTATCAGACGTATAAAGATAACAATATTAGTTACATTAATCTATATCATGCACAGGGTGCAACCCAAAGCTATGAGGCCAGAAGTTCTCAAGTGCCGGATGCGGTCCACCAAAATGTGGTTAAAGCTGCTAATAACAACTCCGGATATCCATACTGGGTTACAGATTACTGCAATTCCTACGGGCTCTTTCTTGGACGTGAATGCCGCAGGGTTGACCAGATGAATTTCCAGACATTAGGTACGGTTGTCGTAGGCGTAGACATGGACCGTCTGGTACGTTCTTCTACCAACTCTGTCCTGCATTCAGATGAAACACAATATATATTATTTGACACAGATACAGAGTTTTACCACTCAGAAAGTCTGGATTCCGACGAGATCAACACAATTGGAAAGAAGCTGAAGACCGACTATGGTGTGATTTCTGTAAATGCTGGTAAATATTTTGCAGTGAAAGGCTCCATTGGGAACACGTCCTGGAATTATATCTGCCTTGTCCCATACGGACATATATCAGCTACATTAAACTTTACAAAACTCATGGCACTGGTGGTAATCCTTGTTTCTGTTCTCATTTCCCTCTTGCTGTCCAGGATGCTCATCCGTTCTGTAACCAGCGATTTCAGTCGGCTTATCCAAAAAATGAAGGCCTTCGGAAGAGATGAATCCACGCCTCCGGATACAGGATACGATTATAGCGGGCGCACAGATGAGGTCGGGGTACTGCACAACCAGTTTGACCATATGGCCTTAAAGATACAGAATCTAATCCAGGAGAACTATGTAAATGAAATTCTTTCGAAAGATGCCCGTTTAAAGGCATTAGAAAACCAGATCAACCCTCATTTTCTTTACAATACACTGGAGGCTGTCAACTGGCGCGCAAAAGCTATCGGTGAAAAAGATATATCATCCATGGTAGAGTCGCTGGGCACACTTATGCGGGAAACCTTAAATACAAAAGATAAGACCTTTACGGTCCGCCGTGAACTCGAAATTGTTAAAAGCTACCTGACCATACAGCAGATCCGTTTTGAAGACCGCCTTGAATATACAAAGCAAATAGATGACTCTATCATGGATATCAGTCTGCCCCACCTGACCATACAGCCCCTTGTGGAAAATGCAATCAACTATGCGATGGAAGAAAGCACGGAAGTGTGCCATATCCAGATTGAAGGTACCCGTTCCGGGGATTACGTATATATAGATGTGGTCAATAATGATTCCCAGTTTGAACAAGATTTGTTAAGAAAGCTTGATCAGGGGCTGGTAACCCCCCATGGATTCGGGATCGGCCTGCTCAATATCCACAAGCGCATCCAGCTCACGTACGGTTCAGAGTACGGACTTCATCTATTTAATAAAGACGACGAGCATGCAGTAGCCAGAATTATTATACCAGGAGGAGAACATGTTAAAACTACTGATTGTTGA
- a CDS encoding substrate-binding domain-containing protein, with the protein MKKIVSVLLCVMMIAVLAAGCGSSDAGSGGKSDSSKTKDTGDDKTANPEEYQVVMIVKQSDSWFDDMTTGVEQLKKDTGLNVSVQVPETGDAASQISIMEDLIAQGVDAICIVPNDPDALVPTIEKAKESGIVVVTHEAPGIAENVDLDVEAFVNEEFGKLFGEKLAKSMDGKGQYAGFVGGLTMETHMAWYKAAIEYIKENYPDMECVTEEPYEDGNSVDGAHDKTLEILKAYPDIKGLFDCSAHGGGICEALQEKNKTDDVSVVSLALPSMSATYLEDGSMKAGLAWRPADAGYATCYAAYLLASGQKVETGTDLKITGYEDIQVKDGVAYGNAPLEFSADNINDYKF; encoded by the coding sequence ATGAAAAAGATTGTTTCTGTATTGTTATGTGTAATGATGATTGCAGTACTAGCGGCAGGATGCGGCAGCAGTGATGCAGGATCAGGAGGCAAGTCTGACAGTTCGAAGACAAAAGACACTGGAGATGATAAGACAGCAAATCCAGAAGAGTATCAGGTAGTTATGATTGTAAAACAGAGTGATTCCTGGTTCGATGATATGACTACTGGAGTAGAGCAGCTTAAGAAGGATACCGGTTTAAATGTATCTGTACAAGTACCGGAGACAGGGGATGCAGCAAGCCAGATCTCTATTATGGAAGATCTGATAGCACAGGGCGTGGACGCTATCTGTATTGTACCAAATGATCCGGATGCGCTTGTTCCTACGATCGAAAAAGCAAAAGAGTCTGGTATTGTTGTTGTAACGCATGAGGCGCCTGGTATTGCAGAAAATGTTGACCTGGATGTAGAAGCTTTTGTCAATGAAGAATTTGGTAAGTTATTCGGAGAGAAGCTTGCAAAGTCTATGGACGGAAAAGGCCAGTATGCTGGTTTTGTCGGCGGTCTTACGATGGAGACTCATATGGCCTGGTATAAAGCAGCAATCGAATATATTAAAGAAAACTATCCAGATATGGAATGTGTGACAGAAGAACCTTATGAGGATGGTAACAGCGTTGACGGCGCACATGATAAGACATTAGAAATCCTGAAAGCATATCCAGATATCAAAGGGCTCTTTGACTGTTCTGCACATGGCGGCGGAATCTGTGAGGCACTGCAGGAAAAGAATAAGACAGATGACGTATCAGTCGTATCACTGGCACTGCCTTCTATGTCTGCCACATACCTGGAAGATGGATCTATGAAAGCAGGACTTGCATGGAGACCGGCGGACGCAGGTTATGCAACATGCTATGCTGCATATCTGCTGGCATCTGGACAGAAGGTAGAAACAGGTACTGACCTTAAGATTACTGGTTATGAAGATATCCAGGTAAAAGACGGTGTGGCATATGGTAATGCGCCTCTGGAATTTTCAGCTGATAATATAAACGATTATAAATTCTGA
- a CDS encoding sugar ABC transporter ATP-binding protein: protein MGTVLEAKHINKSFIGVQALKDISIKINSGEIHCLAGENGCGKSTLVKNISGVYTPDSGEIILGGNTYHNLTPMQAMKEGIQVIYQDLSLFQHLTVAENIAISRLKFDRNKMISWKKVYAIAQEQLDKIGVKMDLGQTVGEISMANRQLTAICRALAQDAKILFMDEPTTALTKTEVERLLNIMVDLKKKGLAIIFISHKLDEVFSVADTITIFRNGEKIGDFKSEDLDKKSLSYYMTGREVEYPRYHRTSKEDTPILEIENLTRKNQYENISLSIRPGDIVGVTGLLGSGRTELALSLFGLNPTTSGRIKVDGKEVKLSSPMKAKKCGIALLPEDRFNQGLFMKREIKENISSSILDDISNKGVLNKQSEERTAETYVEQLKVRTPSIDTVIGTLSGGNQQKVVIGKWTATCPRVFIMDTPTVGIDIGSKAEIYEQIHKFAEEGMAIIFISDEVQEILANCNRVMVMAEGKCVKMLEEDDLKEEALV from the coding sequence ATGGGAACAGTTTTGGAGGCAAAACACATAAATAAATCTTTTATTGGCGTTCAGGCGTTAAAAGATATCAGCATCAAAATCAACAGTGGGGAAATTCACTGCCTTGCAGGGGAAAACGGGTGCGGAAAGTCAACCCTGGTCAAGAATATATCCGGCGTCTATACACCGGATTCAGGGGAAATCATACTTGGCGGGAATACATATCATAATCTGACCCCAATGCAGGCTATGAAGGAAGGTATACAGGTAATATACCAGGACTTGTCACTGTTCCAGCACCTGACTGTGGCAGAGAACATTGCAATCAGCAGACTTAAGTTTGATAGAAATAAGATGATAAGCTGGAAAAAGGTATATGCCATAGCACAGGAGCAGTTAGACAAAATAGGAGTAAAGATGGATCTTGGCCAGACTGTGGGGGAGATCTCAATGGCGAACCGTCAGCTGACGGCAATCTGCCGGGCGTTAGCGCAGGATGCGAAAATCCTGTTTATGGATGAGCCGACCACAGCCCTTACAAAGACAGAAGTAGAACGTCTGCTGAATATTATGGTGGACTTAAAGAAAAAGGGGCTTGCAATTATATTTATCAGCCATAAGCTTGATGAAGTTTTCTCTGTGGCAGATACGATAACCATATTCCGCAATGGAGAGAAAATCGGTGATTTTAAAAGCGAGGATTTAGATAAAAAGAGCCTGTCATATTATATGACGGGACGGGAAGTGGAGTATCCAAGATACCACCGCACGAGTAAGGAAGATACTCCGATACTTGAGATTGAGAACCTGACCAGAAAAAACCAGTACGAAAATATATCACTGTCCATACGCCCAGGCGACATTGTGGGAGTGACCGGGCTGCTTGGATCAGGAAGGACGGAGCTTGCATTGTCTTTATTCGGATTAAATCCTACGACCAGCGGCCGGATTAAGGTGGATGGCAAAGAGGTAAAACTTAGTTCACCAATGAAAGCAAAGAAATGCGGGATTGCATTGCTGCCTGAGGACCGCTTTAATCAAGGGCTGTTTATGAAACGAGAGATTAAAGAAAATATATCCTCTTCCATATTAGATGATATTTCTAATAAAGGAGTACTGAATAAGCAGTCTGAGGAACGCACAGCAGAGACATACGTGGAGCAGTTAAAGGTAAGGACGCCTTCTATTGATACGGTAATAGGGACGCTGTCAGGGGGAAACCAGCAGAAAGTGGTCATTGGCAAATGGACGGCCACATGTCCAAGGGTTTTTATTATGGACACGCCGACAGTAGGTATTGATATTGGGTCAAAGGCTGAGATCTATGAACAGATACATAAATTTGCTGAGGAAGGAATGGCTATTATTTTTATCTCAGACGAAGTACAGGAGATTCTGGCAAACTGTAACCGGGTTATGGTGATGGCTGAGGGGAAATGTGTAAAAATGCTGGAAGAAGACGACTTAAAAGAGGAGGCACTTGTATGA
- a CDS encoding ABC transporter permease gives MRTKKIDRFQGILLLIILLYSIFVAVKNPAFIHIETIFDIIRVASTTLMVAMGLLVVMISGGIDVSFMSIALFGSYTTIHIMISMGIDNLIFAFGISALIGGLLGIINALLINWLKLPPFIITLGTQNLFHGIMTTFIGDKSFGAGVLPKSIHSFGQAAVIKIGGVGLTSSIIPVLLAGALTWFILYRTMTGRGIFAVGNDEEAARRAGFNPFKIRLIVYVYSGILAGIMGMMYVAQTNALYPNKLVGDELMVVAAVVIGGTKITGGQGKILGAFLGVIIIYLLNTTLIMIGLSSSWNNLFVGTILVISVAVTSYQERVKNRNNLIFTE, from the coding sequence ATGAGGACGAAAAAAATAGACCGGTTTCAGGGAATACTGCTGTTGATTATTCTTCTCTATAGTATATTTGTCGCAGTGAAGAATCCGGCCTTTATACATATAGAGACAATATTTGATATTATCCGTGTGGCGTCCACTACTCTGATGGTTGCGATGGGACTGCTTGTTGTCATGATCTCTGGCGGAATTGACGTATCGTTCATGTCTATCGCGCTGTTTGGAAGTTACACGACGATTCATATTATGATATCAATGGGAATTGACAATCTGATATTTGCATTTGGCATTTCTGCTTTGATTGGAGGATTACTTGGTATTATTAACGCGCTGTTAATCAACTGGCTGAAACTGCCGCCGTTCATTATAACCTTGGGAACGCAGAATCTTTTCCATGGAATTATGACTACTTTTATTGGCGACAAATCATTTGGCGCAGGCGTACTGCCAAAGAGTATTCATTCCTTCGGCCAGGCAGCTGTGATAAAGATCGGGGGCGTGGGCTTAACATCATCTATCATTCCTGTATTACTTGCTGGCGCCCTAACCTGGTTCATTCTTTACCGTACCATGACCGGGAGAGGAATCTTCGCAGTCGGAAATGATGAGGAAGCAGCCAGAAGGGCTGGCTTTAATCCATTCAAGATCCGCTTGATTGTATATGTGTACTCTGGAATCCTGGCTGGGATTATGGGGATGATGTACGTAGCGCAGACAAATGCACTCTATCCAAATAAACTGGTGGGGGATGAGCTGATGGTTGTGGCAGCTGTTGTAATAGGCGGTACGAAGATAACAGGCGGACAGGGAAAGATTTTAGGTGCGTTTCTTGGTGTCATTATTATCTATCTACTGAACACCACGTTGATTATGATCGGCCTGTCATCCTCCTGGAACAATCTTTTTGTAGGGACAATTCTTGTAATCTCCGTGGCAGTGACTTCCTACCAGGAGAGGGTTAAGAACCGCAACAATCTAATTTTTACGGAATAG
- a CDS encoding ABC transporter permease has product MIKIKKWAGRDMNLTILMGVTLVILIWSGMAFGQSMYSMRNIQSMTFQIPEFGFLALAMMLSNMIGGIDLSIIANANTVAIMTAYVLNGQWSFGTEGAARVVLALIFAVLCSLLFGLFNGLLISKTSAPSLIATLGTMTLFQGIGMAVTGGASVGGIEEKFAQIGKSTILNLPVIFWLFILASVILGLVMSYSGFGRKLYLYGDNPVAARFSAIHNEGICIGTFLLTGLLAGLAGLIILSRVNSAKVGYGDSYLLQTLIVCVIGGIDPNGGRGKVWGVLIAVIMMQILSSAFTIMSLSPYTKKLIWGIMLVLVLGLNFIIKKYSGMRMLKASLNGNKEK; this is encoded by the coding sequence ATGATTAAGATAAAAAAATGGGCTGGCAGAGATATGAATCTCACTATATTGATGGGAGTTACGCTTGTTATACTAATCTGGAGCGGGATGGCGTTTGGGCAATCCATGTATTCTATGCGGAATATACAGTCCATGACATTCCAGATACCGGAGTTTGGCTTTCTGGCGCTGGCAATGATGCTGTCAAATATGATCGGCGGAATTGACCTTTCCATTATTGCTAATGCAAATACTGTGGCTATTATGACAGCGTATGTGCTGAATGGCCAATGGTCCTTTGGGACAGAGGGAGCGGCAAGAGTTGTGCTGGCACTTATTTTCGCCGTTTTGTGCAGCTTGTTGTTTGGATTGTTTAATGGACTTTTAATATCAAAAACATCTGCACCGTCATTGATTGCAACGTTGGGAACGATGACACTGTTCCAGGGAATTGGAATGGCAGTGACAGGGGGAGCCAGCGTTGGAGGAATTGAAGAAAAATTCGCGCAGATTGGGAAGAGCACTATTCTGAATCTTCCGGTTATCTTCTGGCTGTTTATCCTTGCGTCTGTAATACTTGGCCTTGTAATGTCATACAGCGGTTTTGGCAGAAAGTTGTATTTGTACGGAGATAATCCGGTTGCAGCCAGATTCTCGGCAATCCATAATGAAGGAATCTGCATCGGCACATTTCTGTTGACAGGTCTGCTTGCAGGGCTTGCGGGACTGATTATTCTAAGCCGTGTAAATTCTGCCAAGGTGGGGTATGGAGATTCTTATCTGCTTCAGACGCTGATTGTCTGCGTAATAGGCGGGATCGACCCGAACGGAGGAAGAGGTAAAGTGTGGGGCGTATTGATTGCAGTTATAATGATGCAGATTCTGTCCAGTGCATTTACGATAATGTCCTTGTCTCCATATACGAAAAAATTGATATGGGGAATTATGCTTGTTCTCGTTCTTGGATTAAACTTTATTATTAAAAAGTATTCTGGCATGAGAATGCTGAAAGCCAGCTTGAATGGGAATAAAGAGAAATAA
- the hxlB gene encoding 6-phospho-3-hexuloisomerase: MNCRKYEELYCTVLNEHREVFEKQDLDEVTLFMEQIRKAERIFVMGVGREGIAGRSFAMRLMHLGKEVHWIWDDTTPGMHEGDLFIAINGSGKIGHIHYVVKQAKETGAAITVVTGGPKEKTARLADCVLFVPASVFNGTDSRAVPSVQPMGNLFEQHLFLLFDIIIMLLEEEMKVTHEQMEARHRNIE; encoded by the coding sequence ATGAATTGCAGAAAATATGAAGAATTATATTGTACCGTACTTAACGAACACAGAGAAGTCTTTGAAAAGCAGGACCTGGATGAGGTTACTTTATTTATGGAACAAATCAGGAAGGCAGAGCGGATCTTTGTTATGGGCGTAGGCAGAGAAGGGATCGCAGGCCGGTCATTTGCCATGCGGCTGATGCACCTTGGAAAAGAAGTACACTGGATCTGGGACGACACGACACCTGGCATGCATGAGGGGGATTTATTTATTGCTATAAACGGGTCGGGTAAAATCGGCCACATTCATTATGTGGTCAAACAGGCAAAAGAGACCGGGGCAGCAATTACTGTGGTGACAGGAGGGCCAAAAGAAAAGACAGCCCGCCTGGCGGACTGTGTGTTATTTGTTCCGGCAAGTGTATTTAACGGGACAGACTCTAGAGCGGTACCGTCCGTACAGCCGATGGGAAATCTGTTTGAACAACACCTGTTTTTGCTGTTTGATATTATTATTATGCTGCTGGAAGAAGAGATGAAGGTGACGCACGAACAGATGGAGGCCAGGCACAGAAATATAGAATAA
- the vanR gene encoding VanR-ABDEGLN family response regulator transcription factor, with the protein MNILVVDDEKEIADVIELYLQNDQYSVYKFYTGQEALDCIGGMKIDLAILDIMLPDIDGFQILKQIREKYTFPVIMLTAKTEYMDKITGLTLGADDYIPKPFNPLELVARVKAQLRRYTQYNEGAKEEGEIIDFGGLVLNRTSHECIYNEMPLTLTPIEFDILWLLCENRGKVISSEELFEKVWHEKYYKNSNNTVMVHIRHLREKMNAPTGKSDFIKTVWGVGYKVEE; encoded by the coding sequence ATGAATATATTAGTAGTAGACGACGAGAAGGAAATTGCAGATGTGATTGAACTCTATCTCCAGAATGACCAGTATAGCGTATATAAGTTCTATACCGGCCAGGAGGCGCTAGACTGTATTGGCGGCATGAAGATCGATCTGGCGATCCTTGATATCATGCTTCCGGATATTGACGGGTTCCAGATTCTGAAGCAGATCCGGGAAAAATACACGTTCCCGGTAATCATGCTGACAGCCAAGACAGAATATATGGACAAGATCACGGGGCTTACGCTGGGAGCGGACGACTACATCCCCAAGCCTTTCAATCCGCTGGAACTGGTAGCCAGGGTAAAGGCTCAGCTGCGCAGGTATACCCAGTACAATGAAGGGGCCAAAGAAGAAGGTGAGATTATAGATTTCGGGGGCCTGGTACTGAACAGGACCTCTCATGAATGCATCTATAATGAAATGCCGCTTACGCTTACGCCGATCGAATTCGATATTCTCTGGCTTCTCTGCGAGAACCGGGGGAAGGTGATCAGTTCGGAGGAACTTTTTGAAAAAGTATGGCATGAAAAATATTACAAGAACAGTAACAATACGGTGATGGTGCACATCCGGCACCTTCGGGAGAAGATGAATGCGCCCACCGGCAAATCTGATTTTATCAAGACAGTATGGGGAGTAGGTTATAAGGTTGAAGAATAA
- a CDS encoding sensor histidine kinase, protein MKNNYRKLKFSILLQTVFVTAVTVLVGGFLLNYVIDGIYNDSFARIFVDFLTSLDVEEKTAIDLYWKLIGDNKAFFMVVGFLLLFALFFYVALSKMTKYLDQIGDGIENIVSDSTEPIHLITELKPIEIRLNEIKATLKRQELEAEEGEKKKNDLVIFLAHDLKTPLTSIVAYLSMLDSHPDMSQEEREKYTRIAFEKSLRLGELINEFFDITRYNLQNIELESVEINLSLMLEQLADELYGVLQEKQLACQVEVEENLVVYGDPDKLARVFDNILRNAIAYCYDNTRIQIEAQMKGQDVEIIFTNQGDKIPGAMLQTIFEKFYRVDGSRSSGTGGAGLGLAIAKQIVELHGGLIRAKSDDSKTQFIVTLPTRIEKEEGTAEDEVHTHRRRTFRSKPGRRKHVQREEGEGDLE, encoded by the coding sequence TTGAAGAATAACTATCGCAAACTTAAGTTCAGCATCCTGCTGCAGACGGTTTTTGTAACCGCTGTCACGGTGCTGGTGGGCGGTTTCCTGCTGAATTATGTAATTGATGGCATCTATAATGACAGTTTTGCCAGGATATTCGTAGATTTCCTGACTTCTCTTGATGTGGAGGAGAAGACGGCCATAGATTTATACTGGAAGCTGATCGGAGACAACAAGGCATTTTTCATGGTTGTTGGCTTCCTGCTTCTTTTTGCCCTGTTTTTCTATGTAGCCCTGTCTAAGATGACGAAATACCTGGATCAGATAGGAGACGGGATAGAAAATATCGTGTCGGATTCCACGGAGCCGATTCATCTGATCACGGAGTTAAAGCCGATCGAGATCAGGCTGAATGAGATTAAGGCGACCCTGAAGCGCCAGGAACTGGAGGCGGAAGAGGGGGAGAAAAAGAAGAACGACCTGGTGATCTTCCTGGCCCACGACCTTAAGACTCCGCTGACCTCTATTGTGGCATACTTAAGCATGCTGGACAGCCATCCGGACATGTCGCAGGAAGAGCGGGAGAAATACACTCGCATTGCATTTGAGAAATCGCTGCGTTTGGGAGAACTGATCAATGAGTTCTTCGACATTACCCGCTATAATCTCCAGAATATTGAACTGGAGTCCGTGGAGATCAACCTGTCATTGATGCTGGAGCAGCTGGCGGATGAACTCTATGGCGTGCTGCAGGAAAAGCAGCTTGCCTGTCAGGTAGAGGTGGAAGAGAATCTGGTGGTCTACGGGGATCCGGATAAGCTGGCCCGGGTCTTTGACAATATTCTGAGGAACGCGATCGCATACTGCTATGATAATACCAGGATTCAGATCGAGGCACAGATGAAGGGGCAGGATGTGGAGATTATCTTTACAAACCAGGGAGATAAGATTCCCGGGGCAATGCTTCAGACCATATTTGAGAAGTTCTACCGCGTAGATGGCTCCCGCTCCAGCGGGACCGGAGGAGCAGGGCTTGGACTGGCCATTGCCAAGCAGATTGTGGAATTGCATGGAGGGCTGATCCGTGCAAAAAGCGATGACAGCAAGACGCAGTTTATTGTGACATTGCCGACAAGGATAGAAAAGGAAGAAGGGACAGCAGAGGATGAAGTTCATACACATCGCAGACGTACATTTAGGAGCAAGCCCGGACGCAGGAAGCACGTACAGCGAGAAGAGGGCGAAGGAGATCTGGAATAG